The proteins below are encoded in one region of Pseudomonadota bacterium:
- a CDS encoding ABC transporter ATP-binding protein, which produces MALLSTHTLTAHYGDFQALFGVDIALEEGETIAIIGANGAGKTTLMRSISGVLTNESNMVTLDGAPIGNASADTIMAQGVAMVPEGRKLFPSLSVEENLLIGTYGRKTAGHWSLETIYDLFPILKERRKNPGTALSGGQQQMVAIGRALMSNPRVLLCDEISLGLAPVVIKDIYQAVPKIKQAGASMIVVEQDIGQAMKVADRLYCMMEGRVTLTGTPASLSRDAIHNAYFGAAA; this is translated from the coding sequence ATGGCCCTGCTTTCCACCCACACGCTAACCGCTCACTACGGAGACTTCCAAGCGCTTTTCGGCGTCGACATCGCGCTTGAGGAAGGCGAGACCATCGCGATTATTGGCGCCAATGGCGCGGGCAAGACCACGCTGATGCGCTCGATCTCGGGCGTTCTGACCAACGAGTCCAACATGGTCACGCTCGATGGCGCGCCGATCGGCAACGCATCGGCGGACACGATCATGGCGCAGGGCGTTGCGATGGTGCCCGAGGGGCGGAAGCTCTTCCCGTCCCTGTCGGTCGAAGAGAACCTTCTTATCGGTACCTATGGCCGCAAGACCGCCGGCCATTGGTCGCTGGAAACGATCTACGACCTCTTCCCGATCCTCAAGGAACGCCGGAAGAACCCCGGCACGGCCCTATCAGGCGGTCAACAGCAGATGGTCGCCATCGGCCGCGCCTTGATGAGCAATCCGCGGGTTCTACTGTGCGATGAGATCTCTCTCGGCCTCGCGCCGGTGGTGATCAAGGACATCTATCAGGCGGTGCCGAAGATTAAACAAGCCGGCGCCTCGATGATCGTGGTCGAGCAGGACATCGGGCAGGCCATGAAGGTCGCCGATCGCCTTTACTGCATGATGGAGGGTCGGGTCACGTTAACCGGCACGCCCGCCAGCCTCTCGCGGGACGCGATCCATAATGCCTATTTTGGAGCAGCCGCATGA
- a CDS encoding ABC transporter ATP-binding protein, with the protein MTMLALQNVSKSFGALKVTDDVSFEVPEGQALGIIGPNGAGKSTLFNLITGNLPADLGTIHFEGRDVTRVPAMQRCVSGVGRSFQIPQPFTHLTVYENLLVAATHGRQHSESEVMRQCAVILERTELIHRANQTSGSLSLLERKRLELARAMATHPKLLLLDEIAGGLTEGECHALVETIKAIHAEGVTIIWIEHVLHALTSVVDRLLVLDFGKVIGIGEPDAIMESKEVKEIYLGIDV; encoded by the coding sequence ATGACCATGCTTGCCTTACAGAACGTGTCAAAGAGCTTTGGAGCCCTGAAGGTGACCGATGATGTCTCGTTCGAGGTTCCAGAAGGCCAGGCGCTGGGCATCATCGGCCCGAACGGTGCGGGCAAATCCACCTTGTTCAACCTGATCACCGGCAATCTGCCCGCCGATCTGGGAACTATCCATTTTGAAGGGCGCGATGTCACACGCGTGCCGGCGATGCAGCGCTGCGTGTCCGGCGTGGGCAGGTCCTTCCAGATCCCGCAGCCGTTCACCCATCTGACGGTCTACGAGAACCTGCTGGTTGCCGCGACCCACGGCCGTCAGCACTCCGAAAGCGAAGTGATGCGGCAGTGCGCGGTTATCCTTGAGCGCACTGAGCTGATCCATCGCGCCAACCAGACGTCCGGTTCGCTATCGCTGCTGGAACGCAAACGGCTTGAGCTCGCGCGGGCGATGGCGACGCACCCGAAGTTGTTGCTCCTGGACGAGATCGCCGGCGGGCTCACCGAAGGCGAGTGCCACGCGCTGGTCGAGACCATCAAGGCCATCCACGCCGAGGGTGTGACCATTATCTGGATCGAGCACGTGCTGCATGCGCTGACCTCGGTTGTCGACCGGCTTCTGGTGCTGGACTTCGGCAAGGTGATCGGCATCGGCGAGCCGGACGCGATCATGGAGTCGAAAGAAGTCAAGGAAATCTATTTGGGGATCGACGTCTGA
- a CDS encoding ABC transporter substrate-binding protein: MISRRTLLKGTAAAAAVSAFPMPAIAQGARIKLGYVSPQSGPLAAFAEADNFILSNFAQAAVAENFEVIVKDSQSNPNRAAEVAQELIIDDEVDLLLVASTPETTNPVATTAELEGVPVISTVAPWQPWFIGQQGNPGDPSSWQPFDYAFHFFWGLEDIISVFTAMWAQLSTNQSVGALYPNDGDGNAWGDPNVGFPPVLAEQGYTLTDTGRYQNLTDDFTAQINAFKSADVEIVTGVPIPPDFTTFWTQAKQQGFTPKAASVGKAILFPQAVQALGDTGHNLSSEVWWSPSHPFASSINGLTAGQVAEAYTSETGRQWTQPIGFVHALFELAVDVMARVEDSRDGDEVADAIAASNLDTVVGPIAFNGAGLPPFAARNIAKTPLVGGQWRLNEGGGYDLVIVDNTDHPSIPTGGTMEEIA, encoded by the coding sequence ATGATTTCACGTCGTACACTTTTGAAAGGAACCGCCGCAGCCGCCGCAGTTAGTGCGTTCCCGATGCCCGCCATCGCGCAGGGCGCCCGCATCAAGCTTGGCTATGTGAGCCCGCAATCGGGTCCGCTTGCCGCGTTCGCGGAGGCCGACAATTTTATCCTCTCCAACTTCGCGCAGGCCGCTGTCGCCGAGAATTTCGAGGTTATCGTCAAGGATAGTCAGTCTAATCCAAATCGGGCTGCCGAAGTCGCTCAAGAGCTGATCATCGACGATGAAGTTGATCTCCTCCTCGTCGCCTCAACGCCCGAGACGACCAACCCTGTCGCAACCACCGCCGAGCTAGAAGGTGTCCCCGTGATCTCGACCGTGGCGCCCTGGCAGCCGTGGTTCATCGGACAGCAGGGCAATCCCGGCGACCCATCAAGCTGGCAGCCGTTCGACTACGCTTTCCACTTTTTCTGGGGCCTTGAAGACATCATCTCGGTCTTTACCGCCATGTGGGCGCAGCTTTCGACCAACCAGTCTGTTGGTGCACTGTACCCCAACGACGGTGACGGTAACGCGTGGGGCGACCCCAATGTCGGCTTTCCTCCGGTTTTGGCTGAGCAGGGCTACACGCTGACCGATACGGGACGGTATCAAAATCTGACCGATGATTTCACTGCACAGATCAATGCCTTCAAATCTGCTGACGTTGAGATCGTGACCGGCGTGCCGATCCCGCCAGATTTTACGACGTTTTGGACACAGGCTAAGCAGCAGGGCTTCACCCCAAAAGCGGCATCCGTCGGAAAGGCGATCCTGTTTCCGCAAGCGGTCCAAGCTCTGGGTGACACCGGCCACAATCTGTCTTCCGAGGTGTGGTGGTCACCGAGCCATCCATTTGCATCATCCATCAATGGGCTGACGGCAGGCCAAGTCGCCGAGGCTTACACCAGCGAGACAGGTCGGCAGTGGACCCAACCGATCGGCTTCGTCCACGCACTGTTTGAATTGGCGGTCGATGTGATGGCCCGCGTCGAGGATAGCCGCGATGGCGATGAGGTTGCCGACGCCATCGCCGCGTCCAATCTCGACACCGTTGTTGGCCCGATCGCCTTCAACGGAGCGGGCCTGCCTCCGTTCGCCGCGCGCAACATCGCGAAAACACCGCTCGTCGGCGGTCAGTGGCGTCTGAACGAAGGCGGCGGCTACGATCTGGTCATCGTCGACAATACCGACCATCCGTCGATCCCCACTGGTGGGACGATGGAAGAAATCGCCTAG
- a CDS encoding maleylacetate reductase: MTHFQPSFEAQNTAVRVRFGAGVRAEIEAEIDRLGCSRALVLSTPPQADGALDMAAKLNGKAAGVYTKATMHTPVDVTADAIAHAKSVEADCVVALGGGSTTGLGKAIAYQTDLPQIVIPTTYAGSEATAILGQTENGVKTTVTDPKIQPEVILYDAELVATLPVPMTVTSALNAMAHAAEALYAVNRNPVSTMLAIEGLAAFQRALPAVIDKPGDLHARGETLYGAWLCGSVLGQVGMALHHKLCHTLGGSFDLPHAETHAIVLPHAIAYNGVAASDELQPICDLFGGNEPGASLHAFAGSVGAPLALRELGLKESDLERAADLAVSKPYPNPRPVERQAILTLLQAAWAGDEPTS; encoded by the coding sequence GTGACGCATTTCCAGCCATCATTCGAAGCTCAAAACACGGCGGTTCGTGTGCGCTTTGGAGCCGGCGTGCGTGCCGAGATCGAAGCGGAAATTGACCGGCTTGGTTGCTCCCGTGCCTTGGTCCTTTCGACGCCGCCGCAGGCAGATGGCGCCCTGGATATGGCGGCAAAGCTCAATGGAAAGGCCGCGGGGGTCTACACGAAAGCGACAATGCACACGCCCGTGGACGTGACAGCTGATGCGATCGCGCATGCCAAGAGCGTTGAAGCGGATTGTGTGGTTGCTCTCGGCGGTGGGTCGACCACGGGCCTTGGCAAGGCCATCGCATACCAGACGGACCTTCCGCAGATCGTGATCCCAACCACCTATGCAGGCTCTGAAGCCACTGCGATCCTTGGCCAGACCGAGAACGGGGTGAAGACCACCGTGACGGACCCGAAAATCCAGCCGGAGGTCATTCTTTACGACGCCGAATTGGTCGCGACACTGCCCGTCCCTATGACGGTTACCAGCGCGCTTAACGCAATGGCGCATGCTGCTGAGGCGCTTTACGCGGTTAACCGCAATCCAGTATCGACCATGCTGGCCATCGAAGGTCTGGCGGCGTTCCAGCGTGCCTTGCCGGCGGTGATTGATAAGCCGGGCGATTTGCATGCGCGCGGTGAAACCCTTTACGGCGCCTGGCTGTGCGGGTCCGTCCTTGGTCAGGTCGGCATGGCGCTGCATCATAAGCTTTGCCACACGTTGGGCGGCTCGTTCGATCTGCCGCACGCTGAGACCCACGCGATCGTCTTGCCACACGCCATTGCCTATAACGGTGTGGCCGCCAGCGATGAACTGCAACCCATCTGCGATCTATTTGGCGGTAATGAACCCGGCGCATCGCTTCACGCATTCGCCGGTTCGGTGGGCGCGCCCCTGGCACTCAGAGAGTTGGGCTTGAAAGAGTCCGACCTCGAACGCGCGGCGGACCTGGCGGTCAGCAAGCCCTATCCGAATCCACGGCCGGTTGAACGGCAAGCTATTCTCACGCTGCTTCAGGCGGCATGGGCTGGCGACGAACCAACATCATAA
- a CDS encoding LysR family transcriptional regulator has product MKFDPRHLEILAAIVDRGGLTEGADALGKSQPSISRTLAQLEARVGSPLFEKHKRPLQPTELCLTLAIEGRKVLAASQSASDTVRRYLDGRSGIVRVGGTPIFMDGVISGMIADFQTAQPDVRIEQSYDYAHELMERLKTGSLDLAICPMKPQAITGEFTFTSILPGRNVIACGAAHPVANRSSVTLSDIAPYPWIAPPTNSPLYEDLRSVLSSIGMRDFRVSFSGGSLTSIVNILERSDALTVLPYSVVFTLRRQKALAALSIKIGHPERDLGVLYKKDAALGPTVQRFRKFIVREFDTLAGTIIRHEQNALWRD; this is encoded by the coding sequence ATGAAGTTTGACCCGCGACACCTCGAAATACTGGCCGCTATCGTTGACCGTGGTGGCCTTACGGAAGGGGCTGACGCTCTTGGGAAATCCCAACCGAGCATTTCGAGAACCCTTGCTCAACTCGAGGCTCGCGTTGGCAGCCCGTTGTTTGAAAAGCACAAGCGCCCACTGCAACCGACAGAGCTCTGCCTGACGCTCGCGATCGAAGGGCGAAAAGTTCTGGCTGCTAGCCAAAGTGCATCAGATACCGTCCGCCGCTACCTGGACGGTCGCTCAGGTATCGTCCGCGTGGGCGGGACACCCATCTTCATGGACGGGGTGATTTCGGGAATGATTGCTGACTTCCAGACGGCCCAGCCGGATGTGCGCATTGAGCAATCGTATGACTACGCACACGAGCTTATGGAGCGGCTCAAGACGGGTAGCCTTGACCTCGCTATCTGTCCCATGAAGCCTCAGGCGATTACGGGCGAATTCACGTTTACGAGCATTCTGCCTGGGCGCAACGTCATAGCATGCGGCGCGGCACATCCAGTTGCAAACCGCAGTTCGGTGACGCTTTCAGATATTGCCCCTTACCCCTGGATTGCACCGCCCACGAACAGCCCTCTGTATGAGGATCTTAGGAGCGTTTTGAGCAGTATTGGTATGCGAGACTTCCGGGTCAGCTTCTCCGGCGGGTCTCTCACCTCGATCGTCAACATTCTCGAGCGTTCTGATGCACTCACCGTTCTCCCCTACTCCGTGGTTTTCACGCTGCGTCGGCAGAAGGCTCTAGCCGCTCTTTCGATCAAGATCGGCCACCCGGAGCGAGACTTGGGTGTTCTGTACAAAAAAGACGCGGCACTCGGACCAACGGTTCAGAGATTTAGAAAGTTCATAGTCCGCGAATTCGACACCCTGGCAGGCACAATAATCCGTCACGAGCAGAACGCCCTCTGGCGAGATTAA
- a CDS encoding 2-oxoglutarate and iron-dependent oxygenase domain-containing protein, which produces MNEQSTPEVYAKASEVGIDAIPVIDVGKLRGGTLAERLVVARKIAAACETVGFFYIINHGVPQGLIDDAFGQNKAFFDQSFEDRMQSAATLDHWRGYVPSKLEGEGGAVGGAIETFRFMLDLPWDDPDVKIGKPMHMPNRYADHLPGFRETSTAYIKAMHELSADLRRAFALGLGLAEEWFDPFYNRPLFQQSFLHYRPPASQREEDFEIGAGEHRDTGAFTLLMQDETGGLEVGHLEHEWISATPIKGSFVVNIGDMMMRWTNGRFVSTLHRVVNRSMQPRYSMPYFANPDYDAIIAPIPSLVVPGTKVEFEPLHFGQFMYDFYKQGMAYLKSEAAE; this is translated from the coding sequence ATGAATGAGCAATCAACGCCAGAGGTTTATGCCAAAGCCTCAGAGGTTGGGATCGACGCAATTCCGGTGATCGATGTTGGCAAGTTGCGGGGAGGAACGCTTGCCGAACGGCTTGTTGTTGCCCGCAAGATCGCAGCAGCATGTGAGACAGTTGGTTTCTTCTACATCATCAACCACGGTGTGCCGCAGGGTTTGATTGATGATGCATTTGGGCAGAACAAAGCGTTTTTCGATCAGAGTTTTGAAGATCGCATGCAGTCGGCGGCAACACTCGACCACTGGCGTGGCTATGTGCCATCGAAGCTCGAAGGGGAAGGCGGTGCCGTTGGCGGCGCAATCGAGACGTTTCGGTTCATGCTCGACCTACCGTGGGACGACCCTGATGTGAAAATTGGTAAGCCGATGCACATGCCCAACCGGTATGCCGACCACCTTCCAGGTTTCCGCGAGACGTCAACGGCTTACATCAAGGCTATGCACGAGCTATCAGCCGATTTACGACGCGCTTTCGCGTTGGGTCTGGGGTTGGCTGAGGAGTGGTTCGATCCTTTCTATAACCGCCCGCTGTTTCAACAGAGTTTCCTGCACTATCGACCGCCCGCTTCGCAACGCGAAGAAGATTTCGAAATTGGTGCAGGCGAGCATCGTGACACTGGTGCTTTCACGCTCTTGATGCAGGATGAAACGGGCGGCTTGGAAGTCGGCCACCTGGAGCATGAGTGGATTTCCGCAACACCGATCAAAGGCTCGTTCGTCGTGAACATTGGCGACATGATGATGCGTTGGACCAATGGCCGCTTCGTCTCAACGCTGCATCGTGTGGTCAATCGTTCGATGCAACCGCGCTACTCCATGCCCTATTTTGCAAATCCAGATTATGACGCCATCATCGCGCCAATCCCAAGCTTGGTTGTGCCGGGTACAAAAGTTGAATTCGAGCCGCTACATTTCGGCCAGTTCATGTATGATTTCTATAAACAAGGAATGGCCTACCTCAAAAGTGAAGCAGCAGAGTGA
- a CDS encoding pyroglutamyl-peptidase I, with product MGVGLVTGSEPFAKLPDNPAMTVLPYLDGKRFGDIEVKAVATPVSLKGLPTFLPELIEEYRPDFMVSLGLALGAPAFRVETIGTNMLSFGVPDNEGERPLGGAPLERNGPAARRATWDHAAIVNALLHADLPAVTSFSAGTHMCNATLYTALGTMEKLGLPGPCGFFHLPYLPSQVARFLREAPAEGDRAPVTDRVLASMSLDDQLRGLTIMLETVAAQVGGSPADK from the coding sequence ATGGGTGTCGGACTGGTGACTGGCTCGGAGCCGTTTGCAAAATTGCCGGACAATCCCGCGATGACGGTATTGCCCTATCTCGATGGAAAGCGCTTTGGCGATATTGAGGTGAAGGCAGTCGCGACGCCGGTGAGCTTGAAAGGCTTGCCAACGTTCCTGCCCGAACTCATCGAAGAGTATCGGCCGGATTTTATGGTGTCGCTGGGGCTTGCATTGGGCGCGCCCGCTTTCCGCGTTGAGACCATTGGGACCAACATGCTTAGCTTCGGCGTGCCAGATAATGAAGGTGAGCGTCCCTTAGGAGGCGCACCGCTGGAAAGAAATGGCCCTGCCGCGCGACGTGCCACATGGGATCACGCTGCCATTGTCAACGCTTTACTGCATGCCGACCTGCCCGCTGTAACGTCCTTCTCGGCTGGCACGCATATGTGCAATGCCACTTTGTACACCGCGCTTGGCACGATGGAAAAACTTGGATTGCCCGGACCGTGCGGCTTTTTCCATTTGCCATATCTACCCTCGCAGGTCGCAAGGTTTTTGCGGGAAGCGCCGGCAGAGGGTGACCGGGCACCGGTGACCGATCGCGTCCTGGCGTCAATGAGCTTGGACGACCAACTGCGGGGACTCACAATCATGCTTGAGACGGTAGCTGCGCAAGTTGGCGGCTCACCGGCAGACAAATAA
- a CDS encoding alpha/beta hydrolase — protein sequence MVHNDEPDGVPVVLIHGLGWDAERLWLPTIEEFGPGSWRFLAPDMRGVGQSSKLDRPYTISAYADDIETVIEALKVDKCVLVGFSMGGMVATQLAGRLGERALGMALCCAGLASTPESEAEVDAMLARASQLGAQAFASEQAAAIWHPEWAAANPGAVSDFKDWRAAMDQQALFNAFRAPAGCDLTGTFAGLKCPIATVFAADDAFISLEDARATAAVNPRASFTVISPSGHMAPIEQPAQFNAALRDFLNRCAPAESAA from the coding sequence GTGGTTCATAATGACGAACCTGACGGTGTGCCCGTCGTTCTTATTCACGGTTTGGGGTGGGATGCCGAGCGCTTATGGCTGCCAACAATCGAAGAGTTTGGGCCTGGGTCATGGCGCTTCTTGGCGCCTGACATGCGCGGCGTCGGCCAGAGCAGCAAACTCGATCGGCCATACACCATCTCCGCGTATGCCGATGACATTGAAACGGTGATCGAAGCGCTCAAAGTGGACAAGTGTGTGCTCGTTGGTTTCTCCATGGGTGGGATGGTCGCCACCCAGCTTGCAGGCCGGTTGGGGGAGCGTGCGCTGGGCATGGCTCTTTGCTGCGCGGGTCTGGCCTCCACGCCGGAGTCGGAAGCAGAGGTCGATGCCATGCTCGCGCGCGCTAGTCAGTTGGGCGCTCAGGCGTTTGCCTCGGAGCAGGCAGCGGCTATCTGGCATCCAGAATGGGCGGCGGCTAATCCCGGTGCTGTCAGTGACTTCAAGGATTGGCGTGCGGCGATGGATCAACAAGCGTTGTTTAACGCCTTCCGTGCCCCCGCTGGTTGCGATCTCACTGGAACGTTTGCGGGACTTAAGTGCCCGATCGCAACGGTCTTTGCAGCCGACGATGCCTTTATTAGCCTTGAGGATGCGCGTGCAACCGCCGCTGTGAACCCCAGGGCCAGCTTCACCGTCATCTCGCCAAGCGGCCACATGGCCCCCATTGAGCAGCCTGCGCAGTTCAACGCTGCACTCCGCGACTTTCTTAACCGATGCGCGCCAGCCGAAAGTGCCGCCTAA
- a CDS encoding ABC transporter substrate-binding protein produces MAKNPTNNGHKNSSDEELAAPHLNRRSFLKGTSAAVSAAIVPGGLVGLGTGPALAMDQVTHQLGWVKSIQFGGHFAAIEQGYFEEEGIEAEFVTGGPTGIGTDVAVATGQATTSDTDVDGTIRARLNDMPVKAFGAIMQKAPGAIMSLSESPISGLGDMPGKTIALPDGLRPQLNALLTSGGFDPGDVNYVPVGTDPGMLAAGQVDGYYGWATNQGVMLQTRGVDIEIAYMNDLGVPGYAGVLIATDETIDTKRDMLVRWLRAEIRGWQWHLDNPEEMARLMVEKYGQRGLDLEAQTAESLMMADFLPVGDAADNGLLWINPAPFEAGLAFNVAGGNEAAAELTVDDVMTQDLIAEAHATI; encoded by the coding sequence ATGGCGAAAAATCCGACTAACAATGGACATAAGAACAGTTCTGACGAGGAGCTAGCGGCACCCCATCTCAACCGTCGTAGTTTCCTCAAAGGCACCAGCGCTGCGGTTAGCGCCGCAATCGTACCGGGCGGCCTTGTTGGGTTAGGAACGGGCCCCGCCCTCGCCATGGATCAAGTAACCCACCAACTGGGCTGGGTGAAGTCGATCCAATTTGGGGGGCACTTCGCGGCAATTGAACAGGGCTATTTCGAAGAAGAAGGTATCGAGGCAGAGTTCGTTACCGGCGGACCGACGGGCATTGGCACAGACGTCGCGGTCGCAACCGGACAAGCGACGACGTCGGACACGGATGTGGATGGAACGATCCGTGCGCGCCTGAACGACATGCCCGTGAAAGCCTTCGGTGCGATCATGCAGAAAGCACCGGGCGCGATTATGAGCTTATCCGAAAGCCCGATCTCGGGGTTAGGTGACATGCCGGGCAAGACCATCGCTTTGCCCGATGGCCTCCGGCCGCAGCTCAACGCCCTTTTGACTTCCGGCGGCTTTGATCCAGGAGACGTGAATTATGTACCCGTCGGAACCGATCCAGGCATGCTCGCTGCTGGCCAAGTCGATGGATATTACGGCTGGGCGACCAACCAAGGTGTCATGTTGCAGACGCGCGGCGTGGACATCGAAATTGCTTACATGAATGATCTAGGTGTGCCGGGTTACGCTGGCGTTCTCATCGCCACTGATGAAACCATCGATACCAAGCGTGACATGCTCGTCAGGTGGCTGCGCGCCGAAATTCGCGGCTGGCAATGGCACCTAGACAACCCCGAAGAGATGGCTCGCCTCATGGTCGAGAAATATGGGCAGCGAGGCCTCGATCTCGAAGCGCAGACCGCCGAGAGCCTGATGATGGCGGACTTCCTGCCTGTGGGTGACGCAGCGGATAATGGTCTCTTGTGGATCAATCCTGCTCCATTTGAAGCCGGGCTCGCCTTTAATGTGGCCGGCGGTAACGAAGCGGCGGCGGAATTAACGGTCGATGACGTGATGACGCAGGACCTCATCGCTGAGGCGCATGCAACGATCTAA
- a CDS encoding amidohydrolase family protein, with translation MVFDHLLASADKPVSGAGELMFDGANVRGVYCEPYNKSGARLAMPVLANAHDHGRGMRTLAFGALDDALEIWLTRLGLEPAVDPYLRALVAVGRMATSGIAIINHCHNTADFRTLEEEAQAVARAARTVGVRLAFATPIFGHNPVAYGDPKPLYDRLPDRAAEQIRDNAAAVPSFGDQIAVADQLFELSDDLVSVQYGPIAPQWVNDESLELIAERSANHDRRIHMHLFETKAQREWADAHYPNGLLQHLDGIGLLSERLTVAHGTYLTRGECDLLAERGVYVSVNTSSNLRLRSGIAPVADFMAAGVRFGMGMDGMAFDDDEDGLREMRLLWHIQRGFGFTDTLSRADLLEAVLFTGRDAILGPGSAQPISPGAPGDLMVLDTGAIQRDVLPGRTDLIDLILTRATRNHVDEVWVAGQQIVSAGRLMGADLEAAEDELIERVRRAAASVDLKVLDAIADAYRDYYRCGCHTQSTTPVEKVAQKRALVS, from the coding sequence GTGGTTTTCGACCACCTTCTTGCCTCTGCCGACAAACCAGTAAGCGGAGCAGGCGAACTCATGTTCGATGGCGCAAACGTGCGCGGTGTTTACTGCGAACCCTACAACAAGTCGGGCGCAAGGCTGGCGATGCCCGTGCTTGCAAACGCTCATGACCATGGGCGCGGGATGCGCACGCTCGCCTTTGGTGCACTCGACGACGCACTGGAGATCTGGCTGACACGCTTGGGTTTGGAGCCTGCCGTCGATCCATACTTGCGAGCGCTTGTTGCAGTTGGACGTATGGCGACCAGCGGCATCGCCATCATCAACCACTGCCACAACACCGCCGACTTCCGGACGCTTGAGGAAGAAGCTCAAGCGGTCGCCCGCGCCGCCCGCACGGTGGGTGTGCGCCTCGCCTTTGCAACCCCGATTTTTGGACACAATCCAGTCGCCTACGGCGACCCTAAGCCGCTGTATGACCGATTGCCGGACCGTGCGGCAGAGCAAATACGTGACAATGCAGCGGCTGTGCCGAGCTTTGGGGATCAAATAGCCGTTGCGGACCAGCTGTTCGAACTTTCCGATGATCTGGTGTCGGTTCAATACGGCCCCATCGCACCGCAATGGGTCAATGACGAGAGTTTGGAGTTGATAGCGGAGCGGTCCGCAAATCATGATCGCCGAATTCACATGCACCTGTTTGAGACCAAAGCCCAAAGGGAATGGGCGGACGCGCATTATCCGAATGGTCTCCTCCAGCACCTCGATGGTATCGGGCTGTTGTCCGAGCGGCTTACGGTTGCTCATGGCACCTATCTGACCCGCGGGGAGTGCGACCTTCTCGCTGAGCGCGGCGTCTATGTCTCGGTGAACACGTCCTCCAATCTGCGCTTGCGATCCGGCATCGCACCGGTTGCCGACTTCATGGCCGCGGGCGTTCGCTTCGGCATGGGCATGGACGGGATGGCATTTGACGATGACGAAGACGGTCTGCGCGAAATGCGGTTGCTTTGGCATATCCAGCGCGGGTTCGGTTTCACCGACACACTTAGCCGCGCCGACCTGCTGGAGGCGGTGCTCTTCACCGGGCGTGATGCCATCCTCGGTCCAGGATCGGCACAGCCGATCAGCCCCGGCGCACCGGGCGATCTTATGGTGCTCGATACCGGCGCAATCCAACGCGATGTACTTCCGGGACGTACGGACCTGATTGATCTCATTCTCACCCGCGCGACCAGGAACCACGTCGATGAGGTTTGGGTAGCGGGACAGCAGATCGTTTCAGCTGGCAGGCTTATGGGTGCCGATCTTGAAGCGGCGGAAGACGAACTCATTGAGCGCGTGC